The following coding sequences lie in one Cannabis sativa cultivar Pink pepper isolate KNU-18-1 chromosome 5, ASM2916894v1, whole genome shotgun sequence genomic window:
- the LOC115702029 gene encoding myrcene synthase, chloroplastic isoform X1 produces the protein MDCISGKIPSDSSVTNIVRRSANFEPSIWSFDFIQSLSSKYKGEPYISRVKKLEEDVKRMLVEMENSLAQLELIDTLQRLGVSYRFENEINTILKEKYVNINGNINNPNYNLYATALEFRLLRQHGYAVPQAETFNYFKDETGKFKTNISGDIMGVLALYEASFYEKKDESILEEARIFTTERLKNYTIMISEQKKLMINNNYDYYYNIELVNHALELPLHRRTTRIEAKWFIDMYKKKQDMNPILLEFAKLDFNMIQSTHHEDLKHIFRWWRHTKLGEKLNFARDRLMECFLWKVGIRFEPKFSYFRTTTVKLLELITLIDDIYDVYGTLDELELFTKAIERWDVEMINELPEYMKMPYIVLHNTINEMVFEILRDQHITIKIQYLKKTWVDMCRCFLQEAKWYYSGYTPTLEEYIENGWISVGAPVLIVHAYFSHSNNNKEIFECLEHGYYPTIIRHSAIIIRLTNDLATSSEELKRGDAPTSIQCYMQEKNICEEEAREHIKFLISEAWKEMNISESDDGLIYPISLIEDARNFARIGLFMYQHGDGHSSQDNLSKERISSFIIKPIPL, from the exons atGGATTGCATATCAGGCAAAATCCCTAGTGATAGTTCTGTTACTAATATTGTTCGAAGATCAGCCAACTTTGAACCATCCATTTGGTCTTTTGATTTCATTCAGTCTCTTTCAAGCAAATATAAG GGAGAACCTTATATAAGTCGAGTAAAAAAGCTCGAGGAAGATGTGAAAAGGATGCTAGTTGAGATGGAAAACTCTTTAGCTCAACTTGAACTCATTGACACGTTACAAAGACTTGGAGTATCTTATCGTTTTGAGAATgaaataaatactattttaaaagaaaaatatgtcaATATTAATGGTAATATTAATAAccctaattataatttatatgccACTGCTCTTGAATTTAGGCTTCTACGTCAACATGGTTATGCTGTACCTCaag CAGagacttttaattattttaaggacGAGACAGGAAAATTCAAAACAAACATAAGTGGTGATATCATGGGAGTATTGGCCTTATATGAAGCTTCATTCTATGAAAAAAAAGACGAAAGCATTTTAGAGGAAGCTAGAATTTTCACAACTGAACGTCTCAAAAACTACACAATAATGATATCAGAGCAAAAGAAATTGatgattaataataattatgattattattacaATATTGAATTAGTGAATCATGCTTTGGAGCTCCCACTTCATCGAAGGACCACAAGAATAGAAGCTAAGTGGTTCATCGATATGTACAAGAAAAAACAAGACATGAATCCTATTTTGCTTGAGTTTGCCAAACTCGATTTCAACATGATACAATCAACACATCATGAAGATTTGAAACATATATTCAG gtGGTGGAGGCATACTAAACTTGGTGAGAAATTGAATTTTGCAAGAGATCGATTGATGGAATGTTTTTTATGGAAAGTTGGAATAAGATTTGAGCCAAAATTCAgttattttagaacaacaaCTGTCAAATTACTTGAGCTGATAACATTAATTGATGATATATATGATGTTTATGGAACATTAGATGAATTAGAGCTTTTCACCAAAGCTATTGAGag atggGATGTGGAAATGATAAATGAATTACCAGAATACATGAAGATGCCTTATATTGTTTTACACAATACAATAAATGAAATGGTATTTGAGATATTAAGAGATCAACACATCACCATCAAAATTCAATACTTAAAGAAAACG TGGGTAGATATGTGTAGATGTTTTCTACAAGAAGCAAAATGGTACTACAGTGGATACACACCAACATTGGAAGAATATATTGAAAATGGTTGGATTTCAGTGGGAGCACCAGTTCTTATTGTGCATGCTTATTTTTCtcattcaaataataataaagagatTTTCGAATGCTTGGAACATGGTTATTATCCTACCATAATTCGTCACAGTGCCATAATAATACGACTTACAAATGACCTAGCAACATCATCT GAGGAACTGAAAAGAGGTGATGCTCCGACGTCAATTCAATGTTACatgcaagaaaaaaatatatgtgaaGAGGAAGCTCGTGAACATATTAAGTTTTTAATAAGTGAAGCGTGGAAGGAGATGAATATCAGTGAATCTGATGATGGATTAATATATCCAATCTCATTGATTGAAGATGCGAGAAACTTTGCTAGGATAGGATTATTCATGTATCAACATGGTGATGGTCACAGTTCTCAGGATAATCTATCCAAAGAAAGAATTTCATCCTTTATTATTAAACCTATTCCCCTATAG
- the LOC115702029 gene encoding myrcene synthase, chloroplastic isoform X2 → MDCISGKIPSDSSVTNIVRRSANFEPSIWSFDFIQSLSSKYKGEPYISRVKKLEEDVKRMLVEMENSLAQLELIDTLQRLGVSYRFENEINTILKEKYVNINGNINNPNYNLYATALEFRLLRQHGYAVPQETFNYFKDETGKFKTNISGDIMGVLALYEASFYEKKDESILEEARIFTTERLKNYTIMISEQKKLMINNNYDYYYNIELVNHALELPLHRRTTRIEAKWFIDMYKKKQDMNPILLEFAKLDFNMIQSTHHEDLKHIFRWWRHTKLGEKLNFARDRLMECFLWKVGIRFEPKFSYFRTTTVKLLELITLIDDIYDVYGTLDELELFTKAIERWDVEMINELPEYMKMPYIVLHNTINEMVFEILRDQHITIKIQYLKKTWVDMCRCFLQEAKWYYSGYTPTLEEYIENGWISVGAPVLIVHAYFSHSNNNKEIFECLEHGYYPTIIRHSAIIIRLTNDLATSSEELKRGDAPTSIQCYMQEKNICEEEAREHIKFLISEAWKEMNISESDDGLIYPISLIEDARNFARIGLFMYQHGDGHSSQDNLSKERISSFIIKPIPL, encoded by the exons atGGATTGCATATCAGGCAAAATCCCTAGTGATAGTTCTGTTACTAATATTGTTCGAAGATCAGCCAACTTTGAACCATCCATTTGGTCTTTTGATTTCATTCAGTCTCTTTCAAGCAAATATAAG GGAGAACCTTATATAAGTCGAGTAAAAAAGCTCGAGGAAGATGTGAAAAGGATGCTAGTTGAGATGGAAAACTCTTTAGCTCAACTTGAACTCATTGACACGTTACAAAGACTTGGAGTATCTTATCGTTTTGAGAATgaaataaatactattttaaaagaaaaatatgtcaATATTAATGGTAATATTAATAAccctaattataatttatatgccACTGCTCTTGAATTTAGGCTTCTACGTCAACATGGTTATGCTGTACCTCaag agacttttaattattttaaggacGAGACAGGAAAATTCAAAACAAACATAAGTGGTGATATCATGGGAGTATTGGCCTTATATGAAGCTTCATTCTATGAAAAAAAAGACGAAAGCATTTTAGAGGAAGCTAGAATTTTCACAACTGAACGTCTCAAAAACTACACAATAATGATATCAGAGCAAAAGAAATTGatgattaataataattatgattattattacaATATTGAATTAGTGAATCATGCTTTGGAGCTCCCACTTCATCGAAGGACCACAAGAATAGAAGCTAAGTGGTTCATCGATATGTACAAGAAAAAACAAGACATGAATCCTATTTTGCTTGAGTTTGCCAAACTCGATTTCAACATGATACAATCAACACATCATGAAGATTTGAAACATATATTCAG gtGGTGGAGGCATACTAAACTTGGTGAGAAATTGAATTTTGCAAGAGATCGATTGATGGAATGTTTTTTATGGAAAGTTGGAATAAGATTTGAGCCAAAATTCAgttattttagaacaacaaCTGTCAAATTACTTGAGCTGATAACATTAATTGATGATATATATGATGTTTATGGAACATTAGATGAATTAGAGCTTTTCACCAAAGCTATTGAGag atggGATGTGGAAATGATAAATGAATTACCAGAATACATGAAGATGCCTTATATTGTTTTACACAATACAATAAATGAAATGGTATTTGAGATATTAAGAGATCAACACATCACCATCAAAATTCAATACTTAAAGAAAACG TGGGTAGATATGTGTAGATGTTTTCTACAAGAAGCAAAATGGTACTACAGTGGATACACACCAACATTGGAAGAATATATTGAAAATGGTTGGATTTCAGTGGGAGCACCAGTTCTTATTGTGCATGCTTATTTTTCtcattcaaataataataaagagatTTTCGAATGCTTGGAACATGGTTATTATCCTACCATAATTCGTCACAGTGCCATAATAATACGACTTACAAATGACCTAGCAACATCATCT GAGGAACTGAAAAGAGGTGATGCTCCGACGTCAATTCAATGTTACatgcaagaaaaaaatatatgtgaaGAGGAAGCTCGTGAACATATTAAGTTTTTAATAAGTGAAGCGTGGAAGGAGATGAATATCAGTGAATCTGATGATGGATTAATATATCCAATCTCATTGATTGAAGATGCGAGAAACTTTGCTAGGATAGGATTATTCATGTATCAACATGGTGATGGTCACAGTTCTCAGGATAATCTATCCAAAGAAAGAATTTCATCCTTTATTATTAAACCTATTCCCCTATAG